TCATTCATTTCTATGCACCATGGGCTGATCAGTGTTCACAAATAAACGATGTAATCGAAGAAATGAGCAAATTGACTGAATACAAAGGAGTCAAATTTGCCAAGATCAAAGCTGAAGAAGTGTCTGATGTGTCTTTAAAAGTTGGCATTACTATGGTACCAACAGTTGTGTTAGCAAGAAATGATGCTATAATTGATAAGGTTGATGGAGCTAATCCTTCTGCCATAGCAGAGAAAGTTAAAtatcatttaattaataaaacttcTACTCCAATTGAAACTAGTAAACCTAAAGAAAACCTTGAAGATagattaaaaaaattagtaaatcaaGCACCTTGTATGCTATTTATGAAAGGAAATCCAGCAAATCCACGTTGCGGATTTTCTAAAACAATAGTCTCAATTTTAGATTCTTATAAAGCAAATTATCAATCATTTGATATTTTACAAGACAATGATGTTAGAGAAGGACTTAAGAAATTCAGTAATTGGCCAACGTATCCTCAATTGTATATTGATGGAAACCTTATTGGAGGTTTGGATATTGTAAGGGAAATGAGTGAATCAGGAGAATTGGAAAGTATGTTACCTAAGAAAAGTTAatctaaaataaaagtaaatttataattagtcCGTtgctatttatataataaatgtatggTTAAATTGAGCTATGTAATAAATTCAACTACTATTGTAAAAAATATGCTTTTTTATAAACCTTTTAGCATAAAGATTAtacaaacaaataataatataggt
The nucleotide sequence above comes from Megachile rotundata isolate GNS110a chromosome 13, iyMegRotu1, whole genome shotgun sequence. Encoded proteins:
- the Grx3 gene encoding glutaredoxin 3 — encoded protein: MTVTELSSQQEYANHIKSEDLSVIHFYAPWADQCSQINDVIEEMSKLTEYKGVKFAKIKAEEVSDVSLKVGITMVPTVVLARNDAIIDKVDGANPSAIAEKVKYHLINKTSTPIETSKPKENLEDRLKKLVNQAPCMLFMKGNPANPRCGFSKTIVSILDSYKANYQSFDILQDNDVREGLKKFSNWPTYPQLYIDGNLIGGLDIVREMSESGELESMLPKKS